In Spinacia oleracea cultivar Varoflay chromosome 5, BTI_SOV_V1, whole genome shotgun sequence, a single window of DNA contains:
- the LOC110776573 gene encoding F-box protein CPR1, whose protein sequence is MTELMDLHVDLMINIFLRLDAKPLLQFKSVCKSWYYLISSPNFAELHLDQTLAQSNPNVRFVFSAPHLSSAEFDTFDRVKELDNPFRDQGFAHVVGSCHGLLCLCNYDLHLTILLYNPTTQTYRKLPFLSKPSSLSHRYSFGFGYEKESKDYKFVRILQSNEGTGPFKSQVMVYSLKTDSWVRAPDVPSPFFSYREDGVLVNGTLHWVHEFVHKDEKRYSILGFGLGNNSFNEVPQPKFEEQFINLRVGVLDRCLCLTVNDLDYSDIWVLKEYGVVESWTRLYKVKQSQQLMFLEWPIAYSLDRQKLFLQLNTWRVVSLDLQTMVVKDVKVCDFPRCFDTQVCIENLIMLKNSGSEALDQQQEKKKRRRRRRRHMHQRRNISVDENLHENVES, encoded by the exons ATGACTGAATTGATGGACCTTCACGTTGATTTGATGATCAATATATTCTTAAGATTAGATGCGAAACCCTTGTTGCAATTCAAGAGTGTATGCAAATCATGGTACTATCTAATCAGCTCCCCTAATTTTGCCGAACTTCATCTTGATCAAACCCTAGCTCAATCGAATCCGAACGTCCGCTTTGTTTTCTCTGCTCCCCATCTCTCTTCCGCTGAATTCGACACTTTTGATCGAGTGAAAGAGCTGGACAACCCCTTTCGGGATCAGGGTTTCGCCCATGTGGTGGGTTCTTGCCATGGGTTGCTCTGCCTCTGTAATTATGATCTGCACCTTACTATCCTCTTGTACAATCCCACAACTCAAACTTACAGAAAACTGCCATTTTTGTCTAAACCCTCGAGCTTATCTCATCGCTACTCCTTTGGGTTTGGATATGAGAAAGAGTCGAAAGACTATAAGTTTGTTAGGATTCTCCAATCCAATGAGGGAACAGGTCCATTCAAGAGCCAAGTCATGGTTTACAGTTTGAAAACAGATTCATGGGTGAGGGCTCCTGATGTTCCTTCCCCATTTTTTTCCTACCGTGAAGATGGTGTTCTTGTTAATGGAACTTTGCATTGGGTACATGAATTTGTTCATAAGGATGAAAAGCGTTATTCGATTCTTGGGTTTGGTCTTGGTAACAATAGCTTTAATGAGGTGCCTCAGCCTAAGTTTGAGGAACAGTTTATCAACTTGCGTGTAGGGGTGCTTGATCGGTGTTTATGTCTTACGGTGAATGACTTGGATTACTCGGATATATGGGTATTGAAGGAGTATGGTGTGGTTGAATCCTGGACTAGGCTGTACAAAGTTAAGCAATCACAACAGCTTATGTTTCTTGAGTGGCCAATTGCCTATTCATTGGATCGACAGAAGCTGTTTCTACAGCTCAATACTTGGAGGGTTGTTTCACTTGACTTGCAAACTATGGTGGTGAAGGATGTTAAGGTCTGCGATTTCCCTAGATGTTTTGACACTCAAGTTTGTATAGAGAACCTCATTATGTTGAAGAATTCTGGAAGTGAAGCTCTAGACCAACAACAGGAAAAGAAGAAGAGGAGGCGGCGAAGGAGGAGACATATGCATCAAAGAAGAAACATTAG TGTTGATGAAAATTTGCATGAGAATGTGGAGAGCTGA